Proteins encoded together in one Coriobacteriia bacterium window:
- a CDS encoding cytochrome c biogenesis protein ResB — MRSPRLVAWLIAGIGVYIVLATLVPHGSATEPKVAAWAVRHPVAERYVASLGLHRPYTNPVFLLLVVLLEASTIVCAWERTVSAARGSRAVGVVTPELLARLREADGRILLPAGKSREEAADAAERVLRRFRMRVRRGPVLLEADSFRFAAFGSPAFHWALAAILALIMAGQLTRAEGKIGIRVGEASRETHASYGHVEEGPLFLERHTGLDLAVSDLDSEHRAGGHDRGPSPFVSLLREGRVLRRQWVYPNNPLRLGRLFVHYDDYGLSPAVTVLAPDGSVVATGAFFADFANMRQDGLVPVEVTLAQGASDELFLRLAIRLDPGEKPGSFIRAMPSGQAVDLSCRLGTSPTFTAPARLEPGRDVVLSSGLRVRYDGTRYYARLVVVDDWSIPYLYVAFAGACIATVFTLILPPRTVWVLAEESPERRLLVRVRAGRSDPAFRGLVARRLAEAVGSGPDGEVPS, encoded by the coding sequence TTGCGTTCGCCGAGGCTCGTCGCGTGGCTCATCGCCGGCATCGGGGTCTACATCGTTCTAGCCACTCTCGTCCCGCACGGTTCGGCGACCGAACCCAAGGTCGCCGCGTGGGCCGTGCGCCATCCTGTCGCGGAGCGATACGTCGCCTCGCTGGGGCTTCACCGTCCGTACACCAATCCGGTGTTCCTGCTGCTCGTCGTGCTCCTCGAGGCCTCGACTATCGTGTGTGCCTGGGAGCGGACCGTGTCGGCCGCGCGGGGATCGAGGGCCGTGGGTGTGGTGACCCCCGAGTTGCTGGCGCGTTTGCGCGAAGCCGATGGACGGATCCTTCTTCCGGCCGGCAAGTCGCGTGAAGAGGCCGCCGACGCCGCAGAACGCGTTCTGCGGCGGTTCCGGATGCGGGTTCGCCGGGGTCCAGTGTTGCTCGAGGCGGACTCCTTTCGTTTCGCAGCTTTCGGCAGTCCCGCGTTCCACTGGGCGCTCGCCGCCATCCTGGCGCTGATCATGGCCGGACAACTGACACGCGCCGAGGGGAAGATCGGGATCCGCGTCGGCGAGGCCTCTCGCGAGACGCATGCGTCCTACGGCCACGTCGAGGAGGGCCCCCTCTTCCTCGAGCGTCATACGGGGCTCGATCTCGCGGTCAGCGATCTCGATTCCGAACATCGCGCCGGAGGCCATGACCGTGGTCCTTCACCGTTCGTGTCTCTCCTGCGCGAAGGACGGGTCTTACGTCGGCAGTGGGTCTACCCGAACAACCCGTTGCGTCTCGGACGTCTGTTCGTCCACTACGACGATTACGGGCTGTCTCCGGCAGTGACGGTCTTGGCGCCGGATGGTTCGGTCGTGGCGACGGGGGCGTTCTTCGCCGATTTCGCCAACATGCGTCAAGACGGTCTCGTGCCGGTCGAGGTCACCCTTGCCCAAGGTGCGAGCGACGAGCTTTTCCTCCGTCTCGCCATAAGACTCGACCCCGGTGAGAAGCCGGGGTCGTTCATCCGGGCGATGCCCTCCGGTCAGGCGGTGGATCTCTCCTGCAGGCTTGGGACCTCGCCGACGTTCACGGCTCCCGCGCGCCTCGAGCCGGGCCGGGACGTCGTTCTGTCCTCGGGGTTGCGGGTCCGCTACGATGGGACCAGGTATTACGCTCGGCTCGTTGTGGTCGACGACTGGTCGATACCGTACCTGTACGTTGCGTTCGCCGGGGCATGCATCGCGACGGTGTTCACGCTGATCCTGCCGCCACGGACCGTGTGGGTGCTCGCGGAGGAGTCACCCGAGCGACGGCTGCTGGTGCGCGTACGCGCCGGACGCAGCGACCCGGCGTTCAGAGGACTCGTGGCGCGGAGGCTCGCCGAAGCCGTCGGCTCCGGACCCGACGGGGAGGTCCCTTCATGA
- a CDS encoding redox-sensing transcriptional repressor Rex, with protein MTQAPIPQTTIQRLPVYLRCLLQAQSMHMPVINSIGIAEMAGSNAAQVRKDLSYLGEFGIRGIGYDVEDLIGHVSRWLGVSVSRHAAIIGVGRLGGALRSYGGFEDRGFRIVALFDTDPEKVRSDVGGLPVDPIEDLEEVIAQRGVEVVILTTPPEAAQALLGRLVSSGVKAILNFAPVRLDVPADVMVRQVDLAVELQVLSFHLANRDEER; from the coding sequence ATGACCCAGGCACCGATCCCGCAGACGACGATCCAGCGTCTTCCGGTCTACCTGCGCTGCCTGCTGCAGGCCCAGTCGATGCACATGCCCGTGATCAACTCCATCGGCATAGCCGAGATGGCGGGATCGAACGCTGCGCAGGTGCGCAAGGACCTGTCGTACCTCGGCGAGTTCGGGATCCGCGGCATCGGCTACGACGTGGAGGACCTCATCGGTCACGTCTCTCGGTGGCTCGGGGTCTCGGTGAGTCGTCACGCCGCGATCATCGGCGTGGGGCGCCTCGGTGGCGCACTGCGTTCGTACGGGGGTTTCGAGGACCGCGGCTTCCGCATCGTCGCGCTCTTCGATACCGATCCGGAGAAGGTCCGCTCGGATGTCGGCGGGCTGCCTGTCGACCCGATCGAGGATCTCGAGGAGGTCATCGCGCAGCGCGGAGTGGAGGTCGTCATCCTGACCACCCCGCCGGAGGCGGCGCAGGCCCTCCTGGGTCGGCTCGTGTCCTCGGGAGTGAAGGCGATCCTGAACTTCGCCCCTGTGCGGCTCGACGTTCCCGCCGACGTCATGGTGCGACAGGTGGACTTGGCCGTGGAATTGCAGGTACTCTCATTCCACCTGGCGAACAGGGATGAGGAGCGGTAG
- the ccsA gene encoding cytochrome c biogenesis protein CcsA — MTLIVEVVIMSGAVLVYAIASMGFVVALMFGKKQARLAGIASACAGLVLHAVAILGRWVRVGHGPAVGFYEVASLLGFLTVAFFLPLLWRQRGLWVVGVGVMPLAFLLLGGAMLAGKEAQGIEGSLVSYWLGIHVAFANLAYGAYAASFALAIAFLLREKGSTRFATVLAKLPDQLVIDGLMFKFVGAGFLFQGIMIVSGAIWANEAWGRYWAWDPMETWSLIAWMIYAGYLHVRLTLGWSGSRAAWIAVFSLPVIVFTLLGVPNVYKTIHGAYLQR; from the coding sequence ATGACGCTCATTGTCGAGGTCGTCATCATGTCCGGCGCCGTGCTCGTCTACGCGATCGCGTCGATGGGGTTCGTCGTCGCTCTCATGTTCGGGAAGAAACAGGCTCGCCTCGCCGGGATCGCGTCCGCGTGCGCCGGTCTCGTCCTGCATGCCGTCGCGATACTCGGAAGGTGGGTGCGCGTCGGTCACGGACCGGCGGTCGGGTTCTACGAAGTCGCCTCGCTCCTCGGCTTCCTCACGGTCGCGTTCTTCCTGCCGCTCTTGTGGCGCCAGCGAGGGCTGTGGGTGGTCGGAGTCGGCGTGATGCCCTTGGCGTTCTTGCTCCTCGGCGGCGCGATGCTCGCCGGCAAGGAGGCGCAGGGGATAGAGGGCAGCCTCGTGAGCTACTGGCTCGGCATCCACGTGGCTTTTGCCAACCTCGCGTACGGTGCCTATGCGGCCTCGTTCGCGCTCGCCATCGCCTTCCTGTTGCGAGAGAAGGGGAGCACCCGGTTCGCGACCGTTCTGGCGAAGCTCCCCGACCAGTTGGTCATCGACGGCCTCATGTTCAAGTTTGTCGGCGCGGGCTTCCTCTTCCAGGGCATCATGATCGTCTCGGGCGCCATCTGGGCGAATGAGGCGTGGGGGCGGTATTGGGCCTGGGATCCGATGGAGACATGGTCGCTCATCGCCTGGATGATCTACGCAGGATACCTGCACGTCAGGCTCACGCTTGGCTGGAGCGGCAGCCGCGCCGCATGGATAGCGGTCTTCTCCCTCCCGGTCATCGTCTTCACGCTGCTCGGGGTCCCGAATGTCTACAAGACCATCCACGGGGCGTATCTCCAGCGCTGA
- a CDS encoding tetratricopeptide repeat protein, whose translation MDVLGFREKGGMEEPIPDTGLLAGAHANVLSPDPIPAAVSHAVASRAEGVESQRSLPAVDAVEDSPDAPADGERELVPLWLAGLVLLLLLGVLGAAGFVVNSILSGDGSASASEARTRAAQGKVRQDPASAETHVELGFSYQREGKFDKALDEYELAMKIDPRNTAALYNKGMTYMQMHRWREAEQTLWQVLDIEPEHALAAKALGEYYAAKRQYRSMVIALTPAANANPSMADIQYLLGFSYEKQGKRTLAIYGYRAALKYVPDMKEARDGLLRLGVQPD comes from the coding sequence ATGGACGTCTTGGGCTTCCGCGAAAAGGGCGGCATGGAAGAGCCGATCCCCGACACGGGGCTTCTGGCGGGTGCTCACGCGAACGTGCTCTCCCCGGATCCGATACCCGCAGCCGTGTCGCACGCCGTCGCCTCGCGGGCGGAGGGAGTCGAGTCTCAGCGGTCGCTCCCGGCTGTCGACGCGGTCGAAGACTCCCCTGATGCCCCCGCCGACGGTGAGCGGGAGCTCGTCCCGCTGTGGCTCGCCGGTCTCGTCCTCCTCCTGCTGCTCGGAGTGCTCGGGGCAGCGGGCTTTGTCGTGAACTCGATACTCTCGGGCGACGGCAGCGCGTCGGCTTCCGAGGCGCGCACCAGGGCCGCTCAAGGCAAGGTCCGCCAGGACCCGGCGAGCGCCGAGACCCACGTCGAGCTCGGATTCAGCTATCAGCGCGAGGGCAAGTTCGACAAGGCCCTCGACGAGTACGAACTCGCCATGAAGATCGACCCCCGCAACACGGCCGCCCTCTACAACAAGGGCATGACGTACATGCAGATGCATCGCTGGCGCGAGGCGGAGCAGACCCTGTGGCAGGTGCTCGACATCGAACCCGAGCACGCCCTCGCCGCGAAGGCGCTCGGCGAGTACTACGCGGCGAAGCGCCAGTACCGTTCGATGGTCATAGCGCTGACGCCCGCCGCGAACGCGAATCCCTCGATGGCCGACATCCAGTACCTTCTGGGATTCTCGTACGAGAAGCAGGGCAAGCGCACGCTTGCGATCTACGGGTACCGCGCCGCGCTCAAGTACGTCCCGGACATGAAGGAGGCCCGCGACGGCCTCCTCCGTCTCGGCGTGCAGCCCGACTGA
- a CDS encoding O-antigen ligase family protein — protein sequence MAAKSKKPDPKKQAAAKAAARAAESPTAGMDRGEKAVWFCLHLLVILVPVAISNLTWLGIGGRMPLTYDQFDIAKVFTMRVITLVAAGLWGWRVFTRGGTLRRTKVDWLVLIFLAWVALTTVTSIHPPTAIFGKYRRFEGLISFVNYAVVFFLVVQMVDRPSRIRSLARSLVFGGLLVSLYGVAQYFGKDIIPWGSLPFEVNRSFASYGNPDLLGGYLMFPLPIALALALSEPREGWRIFYWCTFLLVMMSWLTAFVRGAWIGGAVSIVIVAFAAFRARSKPNAIDWGFMAFIGAAGIGIVTRSAGSSNSVTNVVSRLKSIGDVKGGSALTRFQIWQAAWDAVKARPIVGWGADTFRLIFPRFKPVEYTGTAGFLSVADNVHDYPLQIMSALGIPGFVLLYGLFGWALWISAPAAFAKGKGGDRLLLAGFWASAVGYLAHLMFGLSVTGSTIFLWIVLAVVLTPFATSRNVRAPSWGGLAAIVLVVVVVLGQIGNLVYVVADRYYLIGRIGSNGQARIDAIKRSIELNPYNDMYLAELGLAHQDLAINYLNAAQTEQSAGRDGSQYLAQGKQEFLLGEQALKRTIDFVPSEYDNYVFLSNLYNMAADYFDPIYRPMALDIAMKGEKVEPFGPAIRFQAAVAYERLGQRDKAIAELQTAFSQDTNYAEVRGMLVNLYTQTGQTEKAKQVYIDALKRDPANGTLLSGLASLEGSGSKPATATK from the coding sequence GTGGCCGCGAAGTCGAAGAAGCCCGACCCGAAGAAGCAGGCGGCCGCGAAGGCCGCCGCGCGCGCGGCCGAGTCCCCGACGGCGGGGATGGACCGCGGCGAGAAGGCGGTCTGGTTCTGCCTCCATCTGCTCGTGATCCTCGTGCCCGTCGCCATCTCGAACCTGACCTGGCTCGGCATCGGCGGTCGCATGCCGCTCACCTACGACCAGTTCGACATCGCGAAGGTCTTCACGATGCGAGTGATCACCCTCGTCGCGGCGGGTCTGTGGGGCTGGCGTGTCTTCACGCGCGGCGGGACCCTGCGCAGGACGAAGGTGGACTGGCTCGTACTCATCTTCCTGGCGTGGGTAGCGCTCACCACGGTGACGTCGATCCATCCGCCGACGGCGATCTTCGGCAAGTACCGCCGGTTCGAGGGACTCATCTCGTTCGTCAACTACGCGGTCGTCTTCTTCCTCGTCGTGCAGATGGTCGACCGCCCGTCGAGGATCCGATCGCTTGCGCGCAGCCTCGTCTTCGGCGGGCTTCTCGTCTCGCTCTACGGCGTCGCCCAGTACTTCGGCAAGGACATCATCCCGTGGGGCTCGCTGCCCTTCGAGGTCAACCGCTCCTTCGCCTCGTACGGGAACCCCGACCTTCTCGGCGGGTACCTGATGTTCCCGCTGCCCATCGCGCTCGCCCTCGCGCTCTCGGAGCCGCGCGAGGGCTGGCGTATCTTCTACTGGTGCACGTTCCTTCTGGTCATGATGTCCTGGCTCACGGCGTTCGTGCGCGGAGCATGGATCGGCGGGGCCGTCTCCATCGTCATCGTCGCTTTCGCCGCGTTCAGGGCCCGCAGCAAGCCGAACGCGATCGACTGGGGCTTCATGGCGTTCATCGGCGCCGCGGGGATCGGCATCGTCACGCGCAGCGCCGGATCGAGCAACAGCGTCACGAACGTCGTCTCCCGCCTCAAGTCCATCGGCGACGTCAAGGGCGGCAGCGCGCTGACGCGTTTCCAGATCTGGCAGGCGGCGTGGGACGCCGTCAAGGCGCGCCCGATCGTGGGGTGGGGGGCGGACACCTTCCGCCTCATCTTCCCGCGCTTCAAGCCGGTGGAGTACACCGGGACGGCCGGGTTCCTCTCGGTCGCCGACAACGTCCACGACTATCCGCTCCAGATCATGTCCGCGCTCGGCATCCCCGGCTTCGTCCTCCTGTACGGGTTGTTCGGCTGGGCACTGTGGATCTCCGCTCCTGCGGCGTTCGCCAAGGGCAAGGGAGGCGACCGTCTCCTGCTCGCGGGGTTCTGGGCGTCGGCGGTCGGCTACCTCGCCCACCTCATGTTCGGTCTGTCCGTGACGGGGTCGACCATATTCCTGTGGATCGTCCTCGCGGTCGTCCTCACGCCTTTCGCGACCTCGCGCAACGTGCGCGCGCCCTCGTGGGGCGGTCTGGCCGCCATAGTGCTCGTCGTCGTGGTGGTCCTCGGTCAGATCGGCAACCTGGTCTACGTGGTCGCGGACCGGTACTACCTCATCGGGCGCATCGGTTCGAACGGACAGGCGCGTATCGACGCGATCAAACGTTCCATCGAGCTGAACCCGTACAACGACATGTACCTCGCAGAACTGGGCCTCGCGCACCAGGACCTCGCCATCAACTACCTGAATGCGGCGCAGACCGAGCAGTCCGCCGGACGCGATGGATCCCAGTACCTCGCGCAAGGGAAGCAGGAGTTCCTCCTCGGCGAGCAGGCGCTCAAGCGCACGATCGACTTCGTGCCGTCCGAATACGACAACTACGTCTTCCTCTCGAACCTGTACAACATGGCCGCCGACTACTTCGATCCCATCTATCGCCCGATGGCTCTCGACATCGCGATGAAGGGCGAGAAGGTCGAGCCGTTCGGTCCGGCCATCCGGTTCCAGGCCGCCGTCGCGTACGAGCGGCTCGGCCAGCGCGACAAGGCCATAGCCGAGCTACAGACCGCATTCAGCCAGGACACGAACTACGCCGAGGTGCGCGGCATGCTGGTGAACCTGTACACGCAGACCGGCCAGACCGAGAAGGCGAAACAGGTCTACATCGACGCTCTCAAGCGCGACCCGGCGAACGGTACCCTTCTCTCGGGGCTCGCTTCGCTCGAGGGCTCGGGCTCGAAGCCTGCCACGGCGACGAAGTGA